From Micromonospora nigra, one genomic window encodes:
- a CDS encoding ATP-binding protein produces MTTPHPPAPQAGLPQNDQDSASGAGTPATEAGSGRSGYLYRKVALHLADHPDTILKVGEITQAIGAPSSGAVFEALKKMAAAGHATHHRDPHHRFQITQAGIDAAGTLPPAAPRTRSSGGTGGGRQSRPAPVPRPNGTLYHPRRLGRGWDVEELRRLRTQQVPVLLYGPPGTGKTAMVEAAFPDLLTVAGTGDTVVDDFLGSYNPIPGGGYEFVHGPLVTAMREGRVLLVDDATLIPPRVLAVLYPAMDGRGVITIPANGNETVEAVDGFYIVAGHNPGVHGAVLTEALASRFTVHLHVTTDWDLARQLGVPKQVVAAAIDLNADLAAGKTVWAPQLRELLGFVKVRDHLGMTAALANLAGIAPEDARDDVTAALSRHTGTPITALALGKR; encoded by the coding sequence CGCCGGCACTCCCGCCACCGAGGCGGGCTCCGGCCGGTCCGGCTACCTCTACCGCAAGGTCGCCCTGCACCTGGCCGACCACCCCGACACCATCCTCAAGGTCGGCGAGATCACCCAAGCCATCGGCGCACCGTCGTCCGGGGCGGTATTCGAGGCGCTGAAGAAGATGGCCGCCGCCGGGCACGCCACCCACCACCGCGACCCGCACCACCGCTTCCAGATCACCCAGGCCGGCATCGACGCCGCCGGCACCCTCCCACCCGCCGCACCCCGCACCCGCTCCAGCGGCGGTACTGGTGGTGGCCGGCAGTCCCGGCCCGCGCCCGTGCCGCGGCCGAACGGGACGCTGTACCACCCGCGTCGGCTCGGGCGGGGCTGGGACGTCGAGGAACTGCGGCGGCTGCGCACCCAGCAGGTGCCCGTGCTGCTGTACGGGCCGCCCGGTACCGGCAAGACCGCCATGGTCGAGGCGGCCTTCCCCGACCTGCTGACCGTCGCCGGCACCGGCGACACCGTCGTCGACGACTTCCTCGGCTCGTACAACCCGATCCCCGGCGGCGGCTACGAGTTCGTCCACGGACCGCTGGTCACCGCGATGCGGGAGGGGCGGGTGCTGCTGGTCGACGACGCCACCCTCATCCCGCCTCGCGTCCTGGCCGTGCTGTACCCGGCCATGGACGGCCGCGGGGTTATCACCATCCCCGCCAACGGCAACGAGACCGTGGAAGCCGTCGACGGGTTCTACATCGTCGCCGGCCACAACCCGGGCGTGCACGGCGCGGTGCTCACCGAGGCCCTGGCCTCCCGTTTCACCGTCCACCTGCACGTCACCACCGACTGGGACCTCGCCCGCCAACTCGGCGTCCCCAAGCAGGTCGTGGCCGCGGCTATCGACCTCAACGCCGACCTCGCCGCCGGCAAGACCGTGTGGGCGCCGCAGCTGCGCGAACTGCTCGGCTTCGTCAAGGTCCGCGACCACCTTGGCATGACCGCCGCCCTGGCCAACCTGGCCGGCATCGCCCCCGAGGACGCCCGCGATGACGTCACCGCCGCCCTGTCCCGACACACCGGCACGCCCATCACCGCGCTCGCCCTCGGCAAGCGCTAA